The following are encoded together in the Montipora foliosa isolate CH-2021 chromosome 12, ASM3666993v2, whole genome shotgun sequence genome:
- the LOC137979717 gene encoding uncharacterized protein, protein MGPGYICTLPFGHDLEHGKKRLSQPPTLIHHQDTDLLHNDVVVNPPPPVMQFSQVQRQRPPFNLLGTTSTITRATNVISQSAARRDRLPYTLVTSSTQATNVTSQGAGFAGAPFHGDGMQVGTIKEDLFAYRLGGTSVSMESRSDETNRCERLLQGSCAEENTFMVPLLNHSFEEICWQAYEDQRAVVVVLLNPSSRSQFQANMLSLLQNVQENSSREDWFFWAAETTSENGKKVLQKYGNGCQDQIIFLVPSTQKTPVFVDRIEGPVLNDFDQTRLFDKIKAMIHGLSMES, encoded by the exons GGCCCTGGTTACATTTGCACTTTACCTTTTGGTCATGACCTAGAGCACGGAAAAAAGCGGCTTTCTCAGCCTCCAACACTGATCCATCATCAAG ATACTGATCTGTTGCACAATGACGTGGTTGTAAACCCACCTCCTCCAG TGATGCAGTTTTCACAAGTGCAAAGACAAAGACCACCATTCAATCTGCTGGGAACTACATCAACAATCACAAGGGCCACAAACGTGATTTCACAAAGTGCAG CGAGAAGAGACAGACTTCCCTATACTCTGGTGACATCAAGCACACAAGCCACAAACGTAACTTCACAGGGTGCAG GGTTTGCTGGAGCACCATTTCATGGAGATGGAATGCAAG TCGGCACAATAAAAGAAGACTTGTTCGCATATAGATTAGGAG GAACATCAGTTAGCATGGAAAGCAGAAGTGACGAGACAAACAGGTGTGAACGTCTCCTGCAGGGTTCATGTGCAGAAGAAAACACTTTCATGGTGCCTTTGTTGAACCACTCCTTTGAAGAG ATATGCTGGCAAGCGTATGAAGATCAGAGGGCAGTAGTGGTTGTCCTCCTTAATCCTTCCAGTCGGAGCCAATTTCAAGCCAACATGCTAAG TTTGCTACAAAATGTACAAGAAAATAGTAGTCGAGAAGACTGGTTTTTTTGGGCTGCAGAAACTACTTCTGAAAATGGGAAAAAAG TGCTCCAGAAATATGGAAATGGCTGTCAAGaccaaataatatttttggtGCCATCCACCCAAAAAACCCCAGTTTTTGTTGATCGCATTGAAG GTCCTGTCCTCAATGACTTTGATCAAACAAGGTTGTTTGATAAAATTAAAGCTATGATTCATGGCCTTAGTATGGAAAGCTGA